A single Deltaproteobacteria bacterium DNA region contains:
- a CDS encoding glutamine--tRNA ligase/YqeY domain fusion protein translates to MNHPEKTPGSNFIRSIINEDNKSGKFGGRVHTRFPPEPNGYLHVGHAKSICLNFGLATEYSGKCNLRFDDTNPVAEDPEFVASIKADVKWLGFDWEERLFSASDYFEQFYQCAELLVRKGKAYVDSQSAEDIRSNRGTLTEPGRNSPFRERPIEENLRILVEMRNGKHEDGAHILRAKIDMASPNINMRDPAIYRIRRAEHHATGNKWCIYPMYDFAHCISDAIEGITHSICTLEFEDHRPLYDWFLVECEFKTPRPQQIEFARLDLSYTVTSKRKLKELVTEGVVRGWDDPRMPTISGMRRRGYQPSALRDFCERIGVSKAANTVDMGFLEFCVREDLERSARRVLGVLQPIKVVLEDYPIDKVEYLNAAYHPQDPSLGSRQLPFARELYIESDDFVENPPKGYFRLVPGGEVRLRYGYIIKCREVIKDSNGRVIELRCTHDPETLGKNPTDGRKVKGIIHWVAAAHAVTAEVRLYDRLFNVANPGGIKDGDYKDRVNPDSLKVLAAAKLESSLAHANYSQRFQFERLGYFCLDQESRPGNLVFNRTVTLRDSWTKEQKT, encoded by the coding sequence ATGAACCATCCCGAAAAGACACCGGGATCGAATTTTATTCGTTCCATCATCAACGAAGACAATAAGTCAGGCAAGTTCGGTGGGCGAGTCCATACGCGGTTTCCGCCAGAGCCGAACGGCTACTTACATGTTGGGCATGCAAAATCGATCTGTCTTAATTTTGGCTTAGCTACCGAATACAGCGGTAAATGCAACCTGCGTTTTGATGATACAAACCCTGTGGCAGAGGACCCTGAGTTCGTCGCATCAATCAAGGCTGACGTTAAATGGTTAGGTTTTGATTGGGAGGAACGCTTATTTAGCGCGTCTGATTACTTCGAACAATTTTACCAATGTGCAGAACTATTGGTGCGCAAGGGTAAAGCTTACGTAGACAGTCAAAGTGCCGAGGATATTCGGTCTAATCGAGGCACGCTCACTGAGCCTGGTCGAAACAGCCCCTTCCGAGAGCGACCCATCGAGGAGAACCTCAGAATTCTCGTCGAAATGAGGAACGGTAAGCATGAAGATGGCGCTCATATTTTGCGTGCTAAAATTGACATGGCATCTCCCAATATCAACATGCGGGACCCAGCAATTTATCGTATCCGTCGCGCGGAGCACCACGCCACAGGGAACAAGTGGTGTATTTATCCCATGTATGACTTTGCTCACTGCATTTCTGACGCTATTGAGGGCATCACCCATTCCATCTGTACCCTTGAGTTCGAAGACCATAGGCCCCTTTATGATTGGTTTCTAGTCGAGTGTGAGTTTAAAACTCCACGACCACAGCAAATTGAGTTTGCACGCCTTGACTTGAGTTACACCGTGACAAGCAAACGTAAGCTAAAGGAGCTAGTCACCGAGGGCGTGGTCCGTGGGTGGGACGATCCTAGGATGCCCACAATTTCGGGTATGAGGAGGCGGGGCTACCAGCCGTCCGCTCTCCGTGATTTCTGCGAGCGCATTGGTGTCTCCAAGGCAGCCAATACAGTGGACATGGGCTTTTTAGAGTTCTGTGTTCGCGAGGATCTAGAGCGCTCAGCCAGGCGCGTACTCGGTGTGCTACAGCCAATAAAAGTTGTCCTTGAAGACTACCCAATAGACAAGGTTGAGTACCTCAATGCAGCTTATCACCCGCAAGATCCATCGCTAGGTAGCCGTCAGTTACCATTCGCTCGCGAATTGTACATTGAGTCTGACGACTTCGTGGAAAACCCGCCGAAAGGCTATTTCCGATTAGTGCCTGGCGGAGAGGTTCGGCTACGATACGGTTACATCATAAAATGCCGCGAAGTCATCAAGGACAGTAACGGTAGGGTGATTGAGTTGCGCTGCACCCATGATCCCGAGACCCTCGGCAAAAATCCGACTGATGGGCGCAAGGTCAAGGGCATCATTCATTGGGTTGCGGCTGCCCACGCCGTAACGGCTGAAGTCAGGTTGTATGATCGGCTCTTCAACGTCGCTAATCCTGGTGGCATTAAAGATGGAGACTACAAGGATCGTGTAAACCCCGACTCATTGAAGGTCCTTGCTGCTGCAAAATTGGAGTCGAGTTTAGCTCATGCTAATTACTCACAACGGTTTCAGTTCGAGAGGTTGGGGTATTTTTGTCTCGATCAGGAGAGCAGGCCAGGGAATCTGGTATTCAATCGAACGGTAACCCTCCGAGACTCCTGGACAAAAGAACAGAAGACTTAG
- a CDS encoding phosphoenolpyruvate kinase, with the protein MDPTFDKAVIAAVSNRVHKVPTVDVALAQVGGLSQPVHTLYGGAQLFKNGSLAKLGDLARGHFTSWVDSDRALVSILDLEEDRETPWSTVYESVVGRLRHKPIEDFRIDFEDGYGARSSEEEDLDAIRTAACLAHEMEADFLPPSFGIRVKAFLPETVQRSIRTLDLFMTQFLEATSGVLPSGFVVTLPKVTHKIQVGAISDLLELIEGRFSLARRSIRIELMVEGPEALVTEHGTNPLKGIVGEAQGRCRGVHFGTYDYSAALDVSAEYQSMDHPACIYALLSMKASLHGSRVWLADGATNILPLPVHREIGTRPLTVGQKIENEAQVKRAWQQSFRAVHNSLKLGLYQGWDLHPYQIGIRLVAHYAFFLRYLPSAMQRLSSFLAKAAQATAIGGTFDDAATGQGLLNFFIRALELGVIGTDHLKQVGITSEELMSRSFIGIVEGRRNMK; encoded by the coding sequence ATGGATCCAACTTTCGATAAAGCGGTGATCGCAGCCGTCAGCAATAGAGTACATAAAGTGCCAACTGTGGATGTCGCTCTGGCCCAGGTCGGTGGCCTGAGCCAGCCGGTCCATACCTTGTACGGTGGCGCTCAACTATTCAAGAATGGCTCCTTGGCGAAATTGGGCGATTTGGCTAGGGGCCATTTTACGTCATGGGTAGACAGTGACCGTGCTTTGGTGTCAATTCTTGACCTAGAAGAAGATCGAGAAACGCCGTGGTCTACTGTTTACGAAAGTGTCGTAGGCCGCTTGCGGCATAAACCGATCGAGGATTTTAGGATCGATTTTGAGGATGGCTATGGGGCAAGGAGTAGCGAAGAAGAAGACCTAGATGCAATCAGGACGGCCGCCTGTCTAGCTCATGAAATGGAGGCGGATTTCTTGCCGCCCTCATTCGGTATTCGAGTGAAGGCATTTTTGCCCGAGACGGTACAGCGCTCAATCCGGACTTTGGACCTTTTTATGACGCAGTTCCTTGAGGCGACCTCGGGAGTACTGCCATCAGGGTTCGTTGTGACGCTACCAAAGGTTACCCACAAGATACAAGTGGGCGCAATTTCGGATCTCCTCGAATTGATAGAGGGACGTTTCTCTTTAGCTCGTCGCTCCATCCGAATTGAGCTGATGGTTGAAGGTCCTGAAGCGCTTGTGACGGAGCATGGTACTAATCCTTTAAAAGGTATAGTCGGCGAAGCCCAGGGCCGATGTCGGGGGGTGCACTTTGGCACCTATGACTATTCGGCGGCCCTGGACGTCAGTGCTGAGTATCAATCGATGGATCATCCCGCCTGTATCTATGCTTTGCTATCAATGAAAGCGTCGTTACATGGCAGTCGCGTTTGGCTGGCCGATGGTGCAACGAATATCTTACCGCTGCCTGTCCACCGTGAAATTGGAACCCGCCCTTTAACGGTCGGTCAGAAAATAGAAAACGAAGCTCAAGTTAAACGCGCCTGGCAGCAAAGTTTTCGCGCAGTTCATAACTCTTTAAAGCTAGGGCTTTATCAGGGGTGGGATTTGCATCCCTACCAAATCGGTATTCGGCTTGTAGCTCATTACGCATTTTTCCTACGATACCTCCCATCAGCCATGCAGAGGCTAAGTAGCTTCCTCGCCAAGGCTGCACAGGCGACAGCCATAGGGGGCACGTTTGATGATGCTGCAACTGGCCAGGGGTTGCTGAACTTTTTTATCAGAGCTCTTGAACTAGGTGTAATTGGCACGGATCACCTAAAACAAGTTGGAATCACGTCCGAAGAATTGATGTCTCGTTCGTTTATAGGGATCGTTGAAGGGCGGAGGAATATGAAATGA
- the cls gene encoding cardiolipin synthase, translated as MMPLIESTNVFGVVRLAIYGLAVYNSVKIVSNRASPGASIAWLLLHAVVPFVAVPAYLLIGDYRIKGYVRRHRASQQQLADAGALMLPEAPPDPATLPAEIRNTYRIFSTVLRQFGTVFEPQRGYATLLVDGKDTFTSIFQAISAAKSYVMVQYYILRSDRLGLELKRLLISKARSGVAVYMLYDDMGSFWLSKDYLRDLQKAGVNVERFLPILIFKRFFQMNFRNHRKLVIVDGEIAFTGGLNVGEEYAAKKSRKTRLRYWRDTHVQIQGAPVTQLEDVFLEDWYFATGQQLKLQTAKASLNVEDHATQDRSIVQIVPTGPTDETVVSLLFILQLTNLAERRLWLASPYFVPDPAIMHALELAALRGVDVRLMLPYRSDNAFVHWVSLSYASELQSRGIKVLLFTAGFMHQKAILVDDSLAAIGTMNLDNRALYLNFETMVLFHGKAFNQRVAKMLEKDFQSCRELTRPTKPLKRAVAALRGNVARLLAPVL; from the coding sequence ATGATGCCCCTGATTGAATCAACCAATGTCTTTGGAGTGGTTCGATTAGCCATCTATGGATTGGCCGTCTACAACTCTGTTAAGATCGTTAGCAATAGGGCGTCACCTGGGGCCTCAATCGCATGGCTTTTGCTACATGCGGTGGTACCCTTTGTGGCAGTTCCAGCCTACCTGCTGATTGGTGACTATAGAATTAAGGGATATGTGCGGCGCCACCGCGCCAGCCAGCAGCAGCTAGCTGATGCTGGTGCCTTAATGTTGCCAGAGGCGCCTCCTGACCCAGCTACTTTGCCGGCGGAGATTCGAAATACCTATCGAATTTTTTCCACTGTATTGCGTCAATTCGGCACTGTATTCGAACCTCAGAGAGGGTATGCAACACTGCTGGTTGACGGCAAAGACACATTTACATCGATATTCCAAGCTATCTCGGCAGCTAAATCCTATGTGATGGTTCAGTACTACATACTGCGCTCGGACCGGCTTGGCCTTGAATTAAAGCGGCTTCTGATCTCAAAAGCAAGGTCAGGGGTTGCTGTCTACATGCTCTACGATGACATGGGCAGCTTTTGGTTATCCAAGGACTACCTGCGTGACCTTCAAAAGGCAGGGGTCAATGTCGAGCGATTTTTGCCAATCCTCATTTTCAAGCGATTTTTCCAAATGAATTTTCGCAACCATCGTAAACTTGTCATTGTTGACGGCGAAATCGCGTTCACTGGTGGCCTTAATGTTGGCGAAGAATATGCAGCGAAAAAATCCCGAAAAACAAGACTTCGCTATTGGCGGGATACCCACGTACAGATCCAGGGCGCTCCAGTTACGCAGCTAGAAGATGTTTTTCTTGAAGACTGGTATTTTGCAACCGGACAACAGCTAAAGCTGCAGACTGCCAAGGCCTCTTTAAATGTTGAAGACCATGCTACACAAGATCGAAGTATAGTCCAGATTGTCCCTACAGGCCCTACAGATGAGACCGTCGTTAGCTTACTATTTATTCTTCAATTAACAAATTTAGCTGAAAGGCGTCTCTGGCTCGCTTCTCCATATTTTGTGCCTGACCCGGCCATCATGCACGCTCTGGAATTGGCTGCCTTGCGAGGCGTCGATGTGCGCTTAATGTTACCTTATCGCTCCGATAATGCGTTTGTTCACTGGGTTTCACTCTCCTATGCTTCCGAGCTTCAATCGCGTGGAATCAAAGTTTTACTTTTCACCGCTGGCTTCATGCACCAAAAGGCAATTTTGGTCGATGACTCTTTGGCTGCGATTGGCACCATGAATCTCGATAACAGGGCCCTATATTTGAACTTCGAGACTATGGTTCTATTCCATGGTAAAGCCTTTAATCAGCGCGTGGCGAAGATGCTTGAGAAGGACTTCCAGTCCTGCCGCGAGCTGACTAGACCAACAAAACCTCTGAAAAGGGCTGTCGCTGCGCTTCGCGGAAACGTTGCCAGACTTCTGGCACCTGTACTTTAG
- a CDS encoding MoaD/ThiS family protein — translation MTMSVKIRYFALLKDLVGHSEESLLVPTGSTAGDLYLKLAGKYAFPLALTDVRVAVNDEFTTASHPLKANDFIVFIPPVAGG, via the coding sequence ATGACTATGTCAGTCAAAATTCGCTACTTCGCCTTACTTAAGGACTTAGTTGGGCATTCTGAGGAATCCCTTCTAGTTCCTACTGGGTCCACTGCTGGAGATTTATATCTAAAATTAGCTGGAAAATATGCGTTCCCCTTGGCGTTAACAGACGTCCGCGTCGCCGTTAATGATGAGTTCACGACTGCGTCACATCCACTAAAAGCAAATGACTTCATAGTTTTCATACCACCTGTCGCTGGAGGTTAG
- a CDS encoding molybdenum cofactor biosynthesis protein MoaE, with amino-acid sequence MELDHLSGHISCSISPEPIDSTVHRRSLPLTGSAGGFVCFEGLVRNVNHGKSVFRLDYEVYEVLALKEMRRIAAQAMTDFQLFSVRMWHRSGSLCIGETAVYIDVLSRHRAEAFRGCRFVIDAIKQRVPIWKKEYYDDGTVTWSQCHEHTIEPAL; translated from the coding sequence ATGGAACTCGACCACCTATCTGGTCACATAAGCTGCTCCATTAGCCCCGAACCTATCGATTCAACCGTGCATCGGCGTAGCTTGCCATTAACAGGTTCGGCTGGTGGCTTTGTGTGTTTCGAGGGATTAGTAAGGAACGTCAATCATGGCAAATCGGTCTTTCGGCTAGATTATGAGGTATACGAAGTTCTCGCACTCAAGGAAATGCGACGCATTGCTGCACAAGCTATGACCGACTTTCAGCTCTTTAGTGTGCGAATGTGGCATCGATCGGGATCACTCTGCATCGGTGAAACCGCCGTATACATCGACGTCCTATCACGTCATAGGGCCGAAGCATTCCGCGGCTGTAGGTTTGTGATCGATGCCATCAAGCAGCGCGTTCCCATTTGGAAAAAAGAATACTACGATGATGGGACTGTGACCTGGAGTCAGTGCCATGAACATACGATTGAACCGGCACTTTGA
- a CDS encoding rhodanese-like domain-containing protein codes for MAREIYKGEIESLLADGALLVDVREGLEHGRDEGIPGHTHVPLSQINELRSQLVVPRPVIFYCRSGLLSFQAATIVANWTEQPVYYLAGGLVSYVNA; via the coding sequence ATGGCTAGAGAGATCTATAAGGGTGAGATCGAATCCCTTCTGGCTGATGGTGCTCTGTTAGTAGATGTCCGTGAGGGATTGGAGCATGGGCGGGACGAGGGTATACCGGGACACACCCATGTGCCTCTGTCACAGATAAACGAACTTCGGTCGCAGTTAGTGGTTCCAAGGCCAGTTATTTTTTATTGTAGGTCAGGACTTCTGAGTTTCCAGGCAGCTACGATCGTTGCAAATTGGACTGAGCAGCCTGTTTACTACCTGGCTGGCGGATTAGTCAGCTATGTTAATGCATAA